A DNA window from Drosophila virilis strain 15010-1051.87 chromosome 4, Dvir_AGI_RSII-ME, whole genome shotgun sequence contains the following coding sequences:
- the LOC6628306 gene encoding uncharacterized protein gives MEMGRQRKRRKQRKRKHQRHKQKAAAAAAAAVGAPRLPAEIWRSTYKTLLQWHQAQVHSVCRGRMEPAADESFSEGEEEEDEAYEEQELQREEHLEWNAFNDEVDQVDVEYLKFLEVTLQHQQELKRLRAAAAAAQQSGAEA, from the coding sequence ATGGAAATGGGCAGGCAGAGGAAGCGACGCAAGCAGCGCAAACGCAAACATCAGCGACACAAACAAAAggcggctgcagcagccgcagctgctgtGGGCGCGCCTAGGCTGCCCGCCGAGATCTGGAGGAGCACGTACAAGACACTGCTGCAGTGGCATCAGGCGCAGGTGCACAGCGTCTGTCGTGGACGAATGGAGCCAGCGGCAGACGAGAGCTTCAGCGAGggagaggaggaggaggacgaGGCATACGAAGAGCAAGAGTTGCAGCGGGAGGAGCACTTGGAATGGAATGCGTTCAATGACGAAGTGGATCAAGTGGATGTTGAGTACTTGAAATTTCTAGAGGTAAcgctgcagcatcagcaggaGCTGAAACGTCTTCGcgccgcagctgcagccgcacaGCAGAGTGGCGCGGAGGCGTGA